tccgcgaagcggattatgtaaaatgtgaagagtcaaaaattagttttatggttcaataaaatcaaaataaattattgccattcattataaataaatttctatcaaaaataaggctcaaagacctttttatattatctatattaacaataacaacgtacacacacATATTgacgtatgaatacacaacgtcagagtgggcgtgtcgccatcaaaattgataacattgaaaataaaactaataattttaaccaatcagaagacagtaaaaacaacaaatttatttattaattttttaattcacTGTACACTTTGTATATAAACAGCTATGTCCTCTTTATTGAACCCATTAAAATTTTACACGTATTAATTATTTCAGGCTAAATGGCAGTTTATGGACAATTTGGTCATCCACACAAAACTATATTGTGGTCAGCTTTGCTTCTGTCCTGTTCCTAGTCAATAAAATGCCATAAAGGCATTTAATAGTCTAAtgctttttttcataaatttatagCATTCACAAGCTTCAAGCTGTTCCTTTTCAGATTATATACAAACTGATAGATCTAGGATATGCCAAAGAACTGGACCAGGGTAGTGTTTGTACCTCATTCGTGGGCACATTGCAATATTTAGTAAGTAAAAATTGATATCATGTAAGCAGATTTAATTGATGTCTGTACTGTTTCAATTACTGTTGATTAATATATCTGTTGTATAGTTAGTTGAATTATGCCAATAATtttcaacgtttttttttaatacaacttcttgtcataaaaaaaagtaaacacgttttaaagaagattttatgtaattatatagCCGAAATGAATGAgttgtacatgtaatattatttcaaaacaccaaactaattgtaaattttattgtgtatttGAATATTGGATAGGAAGGactgtacttttttttctatccaTTCAAAATAACCTCAAAATGTAGTACACActttaaatacatgtagcaaGCTACATGGCTTATTTGGTATTCTGCCAGAATCTACTGTAATGCAATAACTGAATGAAATAACAATATCAAGCATATCAAACATAAAAGtgtacttatattttaataaaagataaactttttattatagataagatcattgattttcttgtttaaattatttacgCCAATCACTTTTAGGGCTCTTTGATctttaatggtttatttttacaaagtgttacttggatggagagttgtctcattggcattcatacaacatcttcttatatctataattaatattttgcaGGCTCCAGAATTATTTGCTAGTCAGAAGTACACATGTACAGTGGATTACTGGTCATTTGGTACTGTTGTGTTTGAATGTATAACCGGTGTTCGACCATTTTTGCCACAATCACCACCTGTTCAATGGtatgaaaagaaattgaatattatttaaaattaatgttttttctgTAGCTTTGGGACATGCAAAAAATTCTATAAagaatatgaatgaaaaagacTAACTATTAATACAGATAATTATTAGTTGTGGAATTTGCTTTCTTTAACAAAGGTAAGCATACTTTGCAAAGGTTCTGCAATTGCATTAAGGTGGTACActacactacagggagataactctgtaaagatcagctgaatgttttatttatgttctaTTGTTCAGGAattattaagcttctcaatgatcaaaatgtgTGTTAGTCAAACTGCTAATTGTCCAAGGAAAATTTTCTGATAAAGtagttcaagtttttttttttttttttttttttttgtcatatggtcaacatggtcaaagtaaatattttgtcaaaatttcatgaaaattaaacaagtcaaatttgatttagtgaaggtgtttggtaccaccttaaatgtaGTTTATTGAGTGAAATAACTGAAAATGTAAGTAATAAGAAGAAATCAGTTTCAATTTCTGCTGTCTAAAAGAGTCCCTAGTTTTATCAGGATAATATTTGATGACTATATAATGTTATGACTTTGATATTTTAGGCACAGAGAAGTGTGTAAGAAATCTCCAGATGACATTTGTGCTTACCATGACTCAAATGGAGAAGTCAGATTCTCTAAAACATTGTTCCAGCCAAATTATCTTTGTAGGTAGGTATTTAAAGTTCTCTGAATCTACATCACAAtactttgtttatttaaatacagTCCATAATGTGAAAATCTCAATTGTTAGAATGGATAATTTTCTGTTTAACTTATAAAGTTTTTAACTAAAGTATGACCAGATAATCATGATTTGCTACAATCTGTAAGAACTCTCCTTTGACATTTTTAACACATGAACTATAATGAAAGAAGCACATCATATGACAAACTACATGTCACTATTGCTATACCATTTTATGTTCTaagatgaatttgaaaattcagAGACATAGTCAGGAGGAATGCACAAAATTCTGAGACACAGTCAGGATGAATGCGcttcatctgaaattttttttGTGCAATTGTTATTCAGTTTTGTCTTGAAGCATTTTCGGcaagttaatctaaaaatgcaCTTCCTAATATTGCAGATTTTTTATTTAGTCTAGTCTacaaaattgtataataatgatatatttttatgaatgatttGTATTTATAGAACATTGCAAGCCTATTTTGAGAAGTGGCTACGTATGATTTTGAGATGGGACCCTAAGTCTAGAGGACATGGCTTGGTGGATAACAGACCTAAATGCTTTACATTCCTAGATACTATTCTGAATATGAAGGTGAggattttatacaataaatcaGAAGTTTTTACATTAAAGTATTGttatttcaacattaaaaacctttgaaaatttctaaaaacaGATAGTTTTATGTACGGTATTTcttatagatacaaaaatataaaaatattaagaagatgtggtttgactGTCAGTaaaacaactcttcacaagagaccatatgacacagaaattaacaactataaaaagcatgattaatCCAAAGTCTATAGCAGTCCAAACAACATTATTTCAGAAAGCACACAAATTTACctcatatttttcaaattttgatcaagtgaattttattctaatgttacatgtatatcatgttgATTTCATGTGAAGTTTTTATGTGAACTTCAAAATTTACCTGTATATAAAGATTTGATAAATTCAgataataaagtttaatttatacacagatgaattataaaattatgtacTGATACTAAAAACttgtttatatgttataatTTCGAAGCCTATTCATAAGGTTTAATTATTGCAATTGAATCATAACTGATTCTGATctacaaaaaagataaaatttactgaagaagatacatgtatcttcacaattttatccATATTGCTAAATTAGCAAAGATTTTTAACTTTGTACTAGGtttgaaacttttatttcattattttcagaTGATACATATACTCAATGTAGCCACTAACTCAGAGCTCCAAGTGTTATCATACCCTATCACAGAACAGACTTTAATGATTGAAATTCAACAAATGATAGAAAAAGAGACAAGAATACCCATTGTTGAACAAGATATCCTACTTGCTAGTGGTGCTAGTCCTGATCCAAATAAAATAGCTACGCAATGTTGGAATAGTCCCGTAAGTATCAATAAAGATAAGTATGAAATGctattgcatttatttattgttagacaaaatttgtaaatatgagCTTCAAGCTCAAAGGATATTGAATAAGggttacagatttttttaaattgggatGGGTgggtgttaaatttttttagaCCCAACTACCCATGAtataaaattttccttttactGCAAATTCTTACTTGATTCTAGAGAAAATGCAACCCCCcataatttatttatctaaatgCCTCCATTCCACCATGTGTTATAACAAATCTGGGACAGCcctaatttcaaattttaaaccaACTCTGTATAACGTATTTAAAGTtcagtttaaattgttttagcTCTGTGTTTCCCAGAATACGCTGACTTCCGACTATTTTTCTGCTAGGTCAATTGAATTACTGaacttttgttatatttgattttctggCTTTTTAAAAAACACTTTGAAAACTAAACTATTATTGTCAGTGCAACACAGGTTATAGagttgcaaataaactcatcaataaATATGAGGATTAAAGTGTTGTACTCCAAATATGAGTTTTCTTTTACATAAGGCATATCAGTGGCACTTGAATAAAACAAGGGAAATCAGCCAAATAAAGTCAGAAGtttgatattcattttaaattatttgctttaacttttcttatctttttttcacAGGGTGATGAAGATTGggttgtatttttgtttaagaaaGGGGAGGTAATAGAACCTGTATCTAAGAGACTTTATAAACCATTTTCACCTCGTGTTCAGGATATCGTAAAGGAGCCAACGATTATACTGACATACCAGGTGAGCAATATTTAGTCTCAGTTTCTGTTTATATggaagttatttttattttctgtcatgtagtaaaaaaacttgaaaaatcacaTGCCTACCATGTCATTGGCAAGGAATACCGAGAAAATAGATATAGCAGAGGGAATAAAGATACCACAGGTCTATTCAAactcatttattgaaaataaactccCATGGCAAAAATCtctaaaacaatgaaaaaacaaacaacagtacacaaaacacaaaatagaaaactgaaaacttgagcaacatgaacccttccaagaaaacaaaaatgaaaaaactatttctgaaatttaaatattgggCATGAAACAATATTGGTattcaggcccgtagccagaAATTTCCCGGAGGGTTctttggactcacaaactcgactttaacagtcacaatttgaacagaacattgactttaacagtgcttatttgttttcaaggggggtgTTCGTCCGAACCCCCACCCCCTGGCTATGGGTATGGTATTAACGattattgtattatattaagTTATTGTATTGTTTTGCAGGAAATGAAGAAAGCCTGGGGTGAAGCAGTGTATTATTGTTCTCAACAATTGTTAGATTATAAAAGATTAATACTAAGTCAAAGAGCTAGTATGTAAGTTCACATCAGATTATATATAGAATAGAATTAAACAGTTTAGGATATTTATATGAGTTAAAGGAGTTTTGgggtaaaaattaaagaaacagcaacccaacaaacaaacaaaaataaaaaaagaccaatctatcaataaaataaacgaATGACGCTTTAGGAGAAGTACCACTATATACAAATGGGGAGACAACTCCATACACCTATGTTGAATAAAATGGTAAGATTGTCTTTATATAGTTATTACTTTTATGGTATTGTTTAAcatatgtttatgtatttttatgattacaGGTTAAGTTTGCTGAGAACAAATTCAGAATTTGTtaagttgaaaaatataatgataaacgAATGGGAGCAGCTACTATCaaagaaaaattatttcaaagaaagGTAAATAGTTTGGCACAATGCTATATATGAATTAATGCTATTATACAAGTGtgaacattttaacaatttattttgttaataaacaAGCTAAAGTCAGtagtaaacaaagaaaacaatgaaatgaaCAGAGATAAATActttgaaagtactttaatttgtgagtatcaattttcgtggtttgagcaatatttacatgttcgtgggtattaaaattcgtggattttagttttctaaaaataaaatattgaaaaattaaagcctttagaAACATAGGCTCCAAATAGTCTGGAtggaaggaaattgcaaagtaaacattgacctaTGTAATTCGTAGtgataacactaattaacccatgataaagtgatcaacagattaaagaccatcaaaggtgttaattaggccataaacatgtcacctataggaaacagtaacataaaaaaatgctaTAAACGTATCTTGAATTGCCAAGTAATacttatcaaaatcaagcccaTTGAAGAAATTATTATATCCAATATGTACGAGAAGTATGAGgaaataaaatgaacactttatcatactagcatatcaataccggaaatGAGATTTGCatcgatcaaaaatatttttaatgagaattgaaagttcaaatGTTGTACCAGTTTAGGTTACTAAAGATTCAATGGGTATAAACCTGTATGCGATTGTAGTTCTGTAactgctattaaagtattctcagatttggcgttattcaatttattctctagatcatatcagtagtcaaacctacCGATAACGATCTTTCgatgtcttgatttggacaatgattttttatttcgtttgacacttaaattcgtggacgAAGTCATCCacaaaaaccacgaaaattggtaccacaggaataaaagtactttcacagtagtgatagcaaactaaaacaaaataaagaaaagagacATGCAAAACGAAACATTCACAATAAAGacagagagaaaaacaaaagttttgtatgttcctacaaaaagtaataatttttgGCATTTTTATACCTTTGTACACCTCATTGTTATTTGTCAGCCATTAGATTCcagttaaattttgaaatcacaAGAAACAAATGTCTGATGCCACAAAGCAAAATGTATGACATAAATGGAGAGTTAATTTGTTCAATCGCTTGCTGTTTCCTTTACAAGTAAATATGACtatcttttaacaattttaatttatatttcagtttagCGTTTGATATAGATCATTATAAGTATTATGTAAGTAATGGTGGCCACCAGTCAAGTGATATGTTCCAATCATGGCTTCAGTCTGGTGAAGATATTGATAATATTCTATCATTGGTAAGTATACTACAGCATAAACACTTTTTGGTATTGGTGAAAGTCaaatgaatacttttttttaaagatttaagaCAGTATTTAATAAGTATGTAAActtttattacatattattaGATAAGGAAAAGTGTTGTTTGCTGTTATCACTTCTGCAACTTAACTTATctgaaaaatgattttttactgtGGATTCCTCAGTTtaaggtgaaccacaaatttaacAGATCAATAAAGTTCAAGACGTGTAGATTTGTATGCAGATTTTATAAACACTATGCCAGTCTATGGaatcaaatattcatgaaaataaactggtattcacaacaaaatgaatatataattcTTAGATGTCATATAAGAATGtgaatataaatttttctttGCTGTCCAATAAGaatacagaataaaaacaaaactgttcTCAGATATCAAACTAGTCTGCAGAATCTAAATTGctctatatacatattttacagAAAGAAAAAGTGGACAGATTAGATCAGCAAGCAGCAGCCTTACAAACTAAAATAATGGAGTTGAATAAAAGTCCTTTCTctaaaattactaaaaatgaaaagctGGAAGAATGGTGAGAATTGTATATaagttttccaaataaaaatgtaaaaataaaataatcataaaaccATGTTCTCAGTTtagatttataatttatgtGTATTTTACTGTCAATGTATGAATTTCTTAAGACATTTCATAACAGTGTTTTCAGACAGATTGGAATTTACTTCATTAAATTATCTGTGTTTCTGTTTAAGAATTATATTGAGGATCAAGTACAAATTGGAACTTGTTATTGAGCATCAAAATGTTATTATGTTAGCATGTAGGTttactacatttgtacatttatatgttttagtgAGAGAAAATCAAGAGAACTATATCAAGAATTAAGACAAGCTGGAAAAGGTATAAAGGAATTAATGATGATCATTCTTTAGTGAACTTTTATGTCCCTGCTGGAGTAGAAGGGGCATTAAGTTTCCCCCTTGTCCAATTTTTGTCTGTACTTCCCAAagttggtttctgttctctaactttagtttgcctcaatcaAAATGCTATGAAActcatacacaatgcttattaccacaaatacagatcaaattaaaattttggtgGTGTCCCCTTAACTgatctagagttatgcccctttacaaatgaaaactttgtTGAATTTTCATGTCTGTTCTCTAACCTAAGTTTGCCAACAGCCAAGTTTTATGAAAGTTATACACAATtcttattaccacaaaaaacagatcaagtttgaatattGAGGTTGCCCCTTTTATTGTTtcagagttatgccccttatcAATGGAAAATTgttgaatttttgtttacattctcTAACAGGTCTAACTTTGCCTCAACCAAgttttatgaaacttaaacacattacttataaccacaaaactaagatcaagtacaaatttgggtagGATCACTGTTAATGTCtttagttatgtccctttagCACTTCATATGATATGCAAGCTgtggcatcatctgtgtcccaggGAAACATCTTTTTCCTGACACGTACGATGAATAGAATTTTTTATCAACCTTAAGagttatgaagaaaaaaatggggaAATCTTtaatgattgaataaaaaacaGTCCTGTGTTTTAGTTTTATGGATATTCACAGCTCTTGTTTCAAAACacaatagaaaaagaaaatttttaatttttgcatcattatacatgtaatctCTATCAATATCTTTGAAACACTAGGAGAATTaaacaattaagaaataacatacttaaagtgtatttttatgacagagtgagaaaaaaaaataaccataaaaacagtttaacacaactcataaaaataaattataatatggAGATAATGGAATTGAGAAAAACCAGAACTgtcttgttaaaatattttatatatgttctaaaatatgtataacaaattttatattaGTAGCAAAAGAGAATGTAAAAGACCACAAACAAATGGTACAGGTTGTAGTTAAATGTGTGATTACCAGGGACAGCAGTCTACATGATCTTTTTACACATCTATCGTAAGTTATTCTAAACTTTCTTAAGTTTGTTGTAGCAATTAATAGAGACGCATGTAAAATGTATTAGAATGTtgcacattattgatattcaaagTGCATTAAATACTATTGAATTTACTGGTGAGAAATCTGGCCCTGCTTTatgattatcattattattaataaaaataaatgtatttagtaGTGGTAGAAGTAGtattaaagaaatgaaatttaGTATTCATggaagtaattttttttgtaaattttcagaaaaatctgtTCCTGTAAGTGTGAACTGTCGCAGTTAGAACCAGAGATTAAACAACAAAATAGAGAACTGGCAGAGGTTAACCAAAATTTATTAAGTATacaaaaacaaagacaagaTAACATATGGAAATTACTTAATTTCACTgtaagtataaattttatatttttggctAAAAAATACAGATTCTAATTGTCAGTCTTTTTGGTCCTCAATTATCTATCTTCAACTCCGCCTTTTATCTGAGAGTCACTGGCAAAAGGTGTGTCTGGCATACACAATTATGAATCTGTTGTCTTTGATAAGAATTTCTTCACATGTAAATACCATGGTATTTAGATTcaagattcaaagttttatttagagtcgatatTCAAAAAACTACATAACACAAGCTCTAGTGAGCTTTTCAAATCGacttaataacaaaatacaatacacacacacacacacaatacAATACACACATACAAAAGTCACGAAAACAACacaattgtaaacatataatGCATAGTAATATACCATAAATGACATATATAAGTTTAAAGCATATATAGTAAACTTAAAACATAGCACAAGTTAATAGTAAGATTGCACAAATCATATAGTCACACagaatataaagtaaaataaaacaggCATAAACACTATATGCATGCACTACACTGGTATGAGCTGTTACTTGGATCCCATGTTTGTACCAAATTTAGATTTTAGAAATGAATACATTattaacaagaggctgtcagagTTAGAATAAGCCAAAATATCCTGCATCTTTATCTACACAATGTGAAGTCAGGAAAAATATCCTTACAAAAAATTGAGTATAATCTAATGAAAATGACATTTGAAAATCTGGACCCCCAAACAGTGTCAAGTAAAACTAAACATTAACACacccaacaaaaataaaaactaaacattaacacacccaacaaaaataaaatatcacataACAACTGTGACATCTCACTTCAAAATATGCATGACTTATCATGTAAAGACCTTCTATTCAATTCATATACTTATAAATGACACCATTTCAATTCAGTCGGaaataactcaaaataaaaacaaattatatgcagaaaaactaaaatagtgaaattgaacttgaccttcatttagtgaaataaaacaacatatctaaatttgaaaagatttcTTCAAGGTGTTTCATGTAAATGAACATACACTGGCATGGCAGCCACCCGCCCCTGTCTTCTGTACATCCTCAAATCAATAGCTGATTTTCCTTCAaatgggacaacatccctaatgcgccttgtaATGAGGAACTCGAAAGTcatgtgtaaagaaaaaatctctgtgtaatgatattggacatgtatctatttttttacaaatgactgaacttaaccatttgtggtgattaggaaaTTAGaagaacatagaataaatgtgtaaaaactatggagctgttaaatgttttaaaagtattaaattttcac
The genomic region above belongs to Mytilus trossulus isolate FHL-02 chromosome 7, PNRI_Mtr1.1.1.hap1, whole genome shotgun sequence and contains:
- the LOC134725224 gene encoding inhibitor of nuclear factor kappa-B kinase subunit alpha-like, giving the protein MSATLGGEKGGWKEERLLGSGGFGAVHLWKDKNGEYIALKRCRVQNEMTARHRQRWALEVNIMKKLVHPNVIGARDVPPELDVGPEDLPLLAMEYCSGGDLRKILNKPESCCGLKEYEVRCLVKDIASAVEYLHSKRIIHRDLKPENIVLQPSEDRIIYKLIDLGYAKELDQGSVCTSFVGTLQYLAPELFASQKYTCTVDYWSFGTVVFECITGVRPFLPQSPPVQWHREVCKKSPDDICAYHDSNGEVRFSKTLFQPNYLCRTLQAYFEKWLRMILRWDPKSRGHGLVDNRPKCFTFLDTILNMKMIHILNVATNSELQVLSYPITEQTLMIEIQQMIEKETRIPIVEQDILLASGASPDPNKIATQCWNSPGDEDWVVFLFKKGEVIEPVSKRLYKPFSPRVQDIVKEPTIILTYQEMKKAWGEAVYYCSQQLLDYKRLILSQRASMLSLLRTNSEFVKLKNIMINEWEQLLSKKNYFKESLAFDIDHYKYYVSNGGHQSSDMFQSWLQSGEDIDNILSLKEKVDRLDQQAAALQTKIMELNKSPFSKITKNEKLEECERKSRELYQELRQAGKVAKENVKDHKQMVQVVVKCVITRDSSLHDLFTHLSKICSCKCELSQLEPEIKQQNRELAEVNQNLLSIQKQRQDNIWKLLNFTLKNSVIARQDSKSSSSSNEQASMLMSICGESSIETSKVVASSKDLNKKLGDIVDHVILEQEELFSMDWNFLSPKQENS